ACTTGAGACATATTCATGTACTAATAAGAAGCTATTGATTATATATGTTTGATATAGATGAAAGGAGGGACGCAACCAATCATCATCCTGATGGTGAGCCTGGTAGTAGTTCCATGGCTCTGTGTCGCTTCTTCGGCAGCTGCTCTGCTACCGGCACTAGCATCTGAAAACGTCGTCGATGacgatgcagcagcagcagctctgaAAGTGAAAGCAGAGTACATAATAAAAGTGAATTTCAGCACCGCGTCGGCGACCCCCGACAAGTACAAGAGCTTCATCGCCTCTGTTCGTGCTGGCCTGGTGAGCACAGCAGAGGCCAACAACGGCAGCGGGATCCCTGTGCTGGTCAGCGAAGACGATCCGCTCGCGCTTGAAGCGTCCCTAAACGTCACTCTGGTGAACAAGGCAGGGCGTTCCGTGAGCTTGAAGATGGACGTCTCCAGAGCCTACTTCGTGGGTTACGAAGCAGGAGACTTTTCGTGCCTCCTCAAGAGATCAGGTTCAGGCCGCACATTGTCATCGGTAACCTGTTACCGGAACTTGTATCCATGGGGAGGTCCTCCGACCGTCACCGTCGACGACGACCCTGCGGCAGTCGCGGCATGGCGAGCTGAAGATCTCGACCAGGCTATCTCGTCGCTGTTCCTGTTCCCGACAGGCAACGCGACGAAAGAGGACCTGAGCCGGGGCCTCGCCGCCTGCGACGTGATGATCGCGAGCGCGGCGACGTTCCCGTACGTCGAGCGGCGGATGAGCGCCGGCATGTGGGACGGCAACGGCGTGTCCAACGACGGGAGCCTTCGCGGGCTTCAGGAGAGCTGGCCGGAGCTCTCCGCCGCCGTCCAGGAGTCCTACCAGGGCGCCTTCGCCGCTCCGGTGGGTGTTGAGCGGAGCAACGGGGAGTGGATGCAGGTGGACAACGTGCGTCGAGCCGTGCCCCTGGTCTCCTTCCTGGAGAACGCAGGCTGCAAGAAGACGACGACGCGGGAGGCGGTGGGCCAGTGGCTTCCCTTGCTCATAAGGTCCGTCGTGCAAGAGCCGTATGAGGACGACATGCAGCtgggcggcgcggcggcgtgcGGCCAGGCCGAGCCGACGGTGCGCCTCGTCGGCCCGGAAGGGAGGTGCGTGGACGTGCCCTACGGCTACTACTACAACGGCAAGCAGGTGCAGCTGTGGAGCTGCAAGTCCAACGGCGACGTGAACCAGCTCTGGACGCTGAAGCGGGACGGCACCATCCGGTCCAACGGCAAGTGCCTGGCCA
Above is a genomic segment from Miscanthus floridulus cultivar M001 chromosome 3, ASM1932011v1, whole genome shotgun sequence containing:
- the LOC136541553 gene encoding ricin-like, translated to MKGGTQPIIILMVSLVVVPWLCVASSAAALLPALASENVVDDDAAAAALKVKAEYIIKVNFSTASATPDKYKSFIASVRAGLVSTAEANNGSGIPVLVSEDDPLALEASLNVTLVNKAGRSVSLKMDVSRAYFVGYEAGDFSCLLKRSGSGRTLSSVTCYRNLYPWGGPPTVTVDDDPAAVAAWRAEDLDQAISSLFLFPTGNATKEDLSRGLAACDVMIASAATFPYVERRMSAGMWDGNGVSNDGSLRGLQESWPELSAAVQESYQGAFAAPVGVERSNGEWMQVDNVRRAVPLVSFLENAGCKKTTTREAVGQWLPLLIRSVVQEPYEDDMQLGGAAACGQAEPTVRLVGPEGRCVDVPYGYYYNGKQVQLWSCKSNGDVNQLWTLKRDGTIRSNGKCLASSGDAAGARVVIDDCPRVPTGRVVWEMRVDGTVALKRSRGLVLAVTSSTLFAGLTVRRDDRGTGQSWTPTNDTAPLDAAIVGFRDLCLQADYAGAVSVAACSGNGVQWSLYPDGSIRPPAWLLLQWQCLAADGASGRVRVKYCDWAGSACERWVFRNDGTIFNTGTGMVLDVVRPSKSKGATASSGQVVVSKPATGSPTPTQKWALML